The following are encoded in a window of Rosa chinensis cultivar Old Blush chromosome 4, RchiOBHm-V2, whole genome shotgun sequence genomic DNA:
- the LOC112200333 gene encoding uncharacterized protein LOC112200333: MIAATSPVNSASPIPAPNPTRTRRPRQLRLGFPSFSEPRLCATRPRMDFLHRIVGGGCCRGSTRQGLKVEIDSGGEDIFVAAANNAVPEHLVVMVNGIIGSASDWRYAADQFVKKLPDKVIVHRSECNSSRLTFDGVDLMGERLAEEVLAVVRKRSEVRKISFVAHSLGGLVARYAIGRLYEPFPKPEPSGDNGNCIIEGNTNNLTQSLDQPHQGTIAGLQAMNFITVATPHLGSRGNKQLPFLCGLPFLERRASQAAHFIVGRSGKHLFLTDKDDGKPPLLLRMVNDSDDLKFMSALRAFQRRVAYANANFDHMVGWRTSSIRRQHELPKSNLLVTDEKYPHIVHVKQETLDDIHNNASSAAENQNIDLEEEMIRGLTQIPWERVDVSFQKSRQRYIAHNTIQVKRYWLNSDGADVVFHIIDYFLL; this comes from the exons ATGATTGCAGCCACTTCTCCTGTCAACTCCGCTTCCCCGATCCCCGCCCcgaacccgacccgaacccgccGCCCGCGCCAGCTCCGCCTAGGGTTTCCTTCCTTCTCCGAGCCGAGGCTCTGTGCGACGCGGCCCAGGATGGACTTCCTGCACAGAATCGTAGGCGGAGGCTGCTGCCGGGGATCCACGCGCCAGGGGCTGAAGGTCGAGATTGATAGCGGCGGCGAGGATATCTTCGTTGCCGCCGCCAACAACGCCGTTCCCGAACATCTCGTCGTCATGGTCAATGGAATTATCGGCAG TGCTTCAGATTGGAGATATGCTGCAGATCAGTTTGTGAAAAAGCTTCCTGATAAAGTAATTGTGCACC GCAGTGAATGTAACTCTTCTAGATTGACATTTGATGGAGTTGACTTGATGGGTGAGCGGCTAGCTGAGGAG GTATTAGCTGTTGTCAGAAAAAGGTCAGAGGTGCGGAAAATTTCCTTTGTCGCTCACTCTTTGGGGGGGTTGGTTGCAAGGTATGCTATCGGGAGGCTTTACGAACCTTTTCCAAAACCCGAACCCTCAGGTGATAATGGTAATTGCATAATTGAAGGGAATACAAATAATTTGACACAATCCCTTGACCAGCCTCACCAAGGTACGATTGCTGGATTACAAGCTATGAATTTTATAACGGTTGCAACACCACATCTTGGCTCAAGGGGAAATAAACAG CTCCCATTTCTCTGTGGTCTTCCCTTTCTTGAAAGAAGAGCTTCTCAAGCTGCCCACTTTATTGTGGGGAGATCTGGGAAGCATCTCTTCCTAACAGATAAAGACGATGGCAAACCTCCCCTTCTTCTTCGAATGGTTAATGACTCTGATGACCTGAAATTCAT GTCAGCATTACGTGCATTTCAGCGTCGTGTGGCATATGCTAATGCAAATTTTGATC ATATGGTTGGGTGGAGAACTTCATCGATTCGACGTCAACATGAACTTCCGAAG TCCAATCTACTTGTAACAGATGAAAAATATCCACATATTGTACATGTGAAGCAAGAAACTTTAGATGATATTCATAATAATGCATCTTCAGCTGCTGAAAACCAAAATATCGACTTGGAAG aggagatgatcagaggTCTCACTCAAATACCATGGGAACGTGTAGATGTCA